Proteins encoded in a region of the Sulfurimonas marina genome:
- the glmS gene encoding glutamine--fructose-6-phosphate transaminase (isomerizing): MCGIVGYIGKNNTKEILLDGLRELEYRGYDSAGIAVLSDGEFNNFKAVGKLVNLEEKTKDFKTEHFAVGIGHTRWATHGKPTELNAHPHLGECSYVVHNGIIENYAELKKELEAEGVNFLSQTDTEVIVHQFEKNLKTASSEFEAFETTISQLQGAYAILLVTKSKEDTIFFAKLGSPMLVGKNKDHEKYFASSDTPLIGHCDDVNYFDDGDYGYVTPDEIKIFNKNKEEKQPHFTKLPTNKLSAQKDGYRFFMEKEIYEQSNVITDTLLGRLGTDDIIFEELDPELFNGINEIKLCACGTSYHAALSASYLFERYARVKTSVEIASEFRYREPIMTKDTLFVVISQSGETADTLETLKMAKNAGLKTLTICNVDNSSMVRLSDATILTRAGVEKGVASTKAFATQVTIFWMLSLHLAKLRSTMDNGEIIKQIELIRQIPGAVKVRDEIHEKIKRLSKRYLHGHGFFFIGRDIFYPLALEGALKLKEISYLHAEGYPSGEMKHGPIALADPELFTIALLPEHMLYEKSKSNVEELSARDSTICAISPLQFEKADDFIATKNHESYMLEFFEMMVVVQLLSLEVSIRLGNDVDMPRNLAKSVTVE, from the coding sequence ATGTGTGGAATAGTTGGATATATAGGAAAAAATAATACTAAAGAGATTTTATTAGACGGTTTAAGAGAACTTGAATACAGAGGGTATGACTCAGCAGGAATAGCAGTTTTAAGCGATGGTGAATTTAATAACTTCAAAGCGGTAGGCAAGCTTGTCAATCTTGAAGAGAAAACAAAAGATTTTAAGACGGAACATTTTGCAGTTGGAATTGGACACACAAGATGGGCTACACACGGGAAACCGACAGAGTTAAATGCACACCCCCATTTAGGTGAATGTTCTTATGTCGTTCATAACGGTATTATTGAAAATTACGCAGAGCTCAAAAAAGAGTTAGAAGCTGAAGGTGTAAACTTTTTAAGTCAAACAGATACGGAAGTGATCGTACACCAGTTTGAAAAAAACCTCAAAACTGCCTCATCAGAATTTGAAGCGTTTGAGACAACAATTTCACAGCTTCAGGGTGCTTATGCTATTTTGCTTGTAACAAAATCAAAAGAAGATACTATATTTTTTGCAAAACTAGGCTCACCTATGCTTGTAGGAAAAAATAAAGATCATGAAAAATATTTTGCATCTTCAGATACTCCTTTAATTGGCCATTGTGATGATGTAAACTATTTTGATGACGGTGATTATGGGTATGTAACACCTGATGAGATCAAGATTTTTAATAAGAATAAAGAAGAAAAACAACCCCATTTTACTAAACTACCAACAAATAAACTCTCAGCCCAAAAAGACGGCTATCGCTTTTTTATGGAAAAAGAGATCTATGAACAAAGTAATGTTATTACAGATACTTTACTTGGAAGACTTGGGACTGATGACATTATCTTTGAAGAGTTAGACCCGGAACTCTTTAATGGAATTAATGAAATCAAGCTCTGTGCTTGTGGAACAAGTTACCATGCTGCTCTTTCAGCATCATATCTTTTTGAGCGCTATGCAAGAGTGAAAACTTCTGTAGAGATAGCTAGTGAATTTAGATACCGTGAACCTATCATGACAAAAGACACTCTTTTTGTTGTAATCTCTCAAAGCGGTGAAACTGCAGACACGTTAGAAACATTAAAAATGGCGAAAAATGCCGGTTTAAAAACACTTACTATATGTAATGTTGACAACTCTTCTATGGTAAGACTTTCAGATGCAACAATTTTAACACGTGCCGGTGTTGAAAAAGGGGTTGCATCAACAAAAGCATTTGCTACACAAGTTACAATTTTTTGGATGCTCTCACTTCATTTGGCAAAACTTAGAAGCACTATGGATAATGGGGAGATAATAAAACAGATTGAGCTTATTCGTCAAATCCCTGGTGCAGTAAAAGTTCGCGACGAGATTCATGAAAAGATCAAAAGACTTTCAAAAAGGTATCTGCATGGACACGGATTCTTCTTTATAGGAAGAGATATTTTCTATCCATTAGCGCTTGAAGGTGCTTTAAAATTAAAAGAGATCTCATATCTTCATGCAGAAGGTTACCCAAGCGGAGAGATGAAACACGGTCCAATTGCCCTTGCAGACCCTGAACTTTTTACAATTGCGCTACTACCTGAACATATGTTATATGAAAAATCAAAAAGCAATGTTGAAGAACTCAGTGCACGAGATTCAACAATTTGTGCTATCAGTCCGTTACAATTTGAAAAGGCTGATGACTTTATTGCCACAAAAAACCACGAATCTTATATGTTAGAGTTTTTTGAGATGATGGTTGTGGTACAATTGCTTTCATTAGAGGTTTCTATAAGATTAGGTAATGATGTAGACATGCCTAGAAACCTCGCAAAAAGTGTTACAGTGGAGTAA
- a CDS encoding class II aldolase/adducin family protein has translation MKNLWNEKNASNCKDDLDFRVYTSNLLGKNDTLVLHGGGNTSVKVDDLLYVKGSGWNLVDIEREGFSPVKMDALLDMAKLESLSDSDMVTLQRRAMTDQDAPNPSVEAILHALIPYKFVDHTHADAVVTISNSVKGKEYIEKLYPNFLIVDYVMPGFELAHQIYEMTKELDWDSIEGIILHNHGIFTFDNDAKKSYDKMIEAVTKAEEFLDENAELDIQRSYEHSGCDIAKITKVFSKYKGYEVHLNINQSPLASFYASQPNLKEFASRGVLTPEHIIRTKRVPLVMEDTNLEAGIENYIKEYEEYYMRYEDGEMMLNPAPNYMIIKNLAVISFGATKKEADIVNDIVEHTMKAVLQADKLGGYVSISEKDSFAMEYWELEQAKLKN, from the coding sequence ATGAAAAATTTATGGAATGAAAAGAACGCTTCAAATTGTAAAGATGATTTAGATTTTAGAGTTTATACATCAAACCTTTTAGGAAAAAACGACACTCTTGTACTCCATGGCGGTGGAAATACTTCAGTTAAAGTGGACGATCTGTTATATGTAAAAGGGAGTGGTTGGAACCTTGTGGATATTGAAAGAGAAGGTTTTTCTCCTGTTAAGATGGACGCACTTTTAGATATGGCGAAGTTGGAGAGTTTAAGTGATAGTGATATGGTTACCCTGCAACGCAGAGCTATGACGGATCAAGATGCGCCAAACCCATCGGTTGAGGCAATTTTACATGCACTTATCCCTTACAAATTTGTTGATCACACACATGCAGATGCAGTTGTAACTATCTCTAACTCTGTTAAAGGTAAAGAGTATATTGAAAAGTTGTATCCAAATTTTTTGATCGTCGATTATGTGATGCCAGGATTTGAGTTAGCGCATCAGATTTATGAGATGACAAAAGAACTTGACTGGGATTCGATTGAAGGGATTATTTTACATAATCACGGGATCTTTACATTTGATAACGATGCTAAAAAATCTTACGATAAAATGATCGAAGCTGTCACAAAAGCGGAAGAATTTTTAGATGAAAATGCAGAACTCGATATTCAAAGAAGTTACGAACACAGTGGTTGTGATATTGCAAAAATTACTAAAGTATTTTCGAAATACAAAGGGTATGAAGTTCATCTTAATATCAATCAATCACCATTAGCATCTTTTTACGCTTCACAGCCGAATTTAAAAGAGTTTGCATCTCGTGGAGTATTGACACCTGAGCATATAATTCGTACAAAACGTGTCCCACTTGTGATGGAAGATACAAATCTTGAAGCGGGAATTGAGAATTACATAAAAGAGTATGAAGAGTATTATATGCGCTATGAAGATGGCGAGATGATGCTAAATCCTGCACCAAATTATATGATTATCAAAAATTTAGCGGTGATCTCTTTTGGAGCAACGAAAAAAGAGGCTGATATCGTTAATGATATAGTTGAACATACTATGAAAGCGGTATTACAAGCTGACAAGTTAGGCGGTTATGTAAGCATTAGCGAAAAAGATAGTTTTGC
- a CDS encoding HD domain-containing protein — translation MDILLQIENIIENNGSDFELSKLFKQYIKEYKDSLDQLFEKNQGKDFLVRHTKKLDSIIELMYKTVLRRTFGNYLPMKSSIPIAVVALGSYGREQLCVHSDIDLLIVYEDVHGYNTELIIEKLFYLALDAGLKLGHRVHEVQDLFKASNEDITIRTSLMESRFICGSSFTWHATTRELQKMRLYQQKEFILNKIEEAQARRKRFSISMEPNIKEGVGGLRDSQLIYWVAKTIYGVESIKELSGELFTEEEYREYRIAIELLFRVRSALHLITGKQEDTLRLEHIPQVTKLLGFSNQKKLSTKVLEAGWRVNNFTQIFVKKMVRSFIYDKHNITEFRKCRIQKGIYKREDRIFASYNLKPRPINELLELLINLEDQDYKFDAGFLNQFTYTTISHPLRQKTYTLIKKLLKKEHIYSFLKLFYDAGILHELFPNFKKVLHLPQFDGYHHYPVDLHSVKCIEALENIKEPFIKGLYDAMDEKEKFLLKIVVFLHDSGKGRKQDHSEVGAKLVAQFAKKMQLDGEDTSRAITLVKHHILMSSVAFKDNIHNEKTLYKFMSNVGDEKNLKLLYVLTYADINGVDGVGGKTYTAFSAKLLYELYTSALEVAQNKERITDAKKRISIEKKVKNLEEFKTLPRVLQNKILSVVSNLFFFKNTPQNIIKIAQQAQETKEYTYNIKNENSLTIEIFRRIPLNVGYLLSTLSHLDVASMEIFTLFDNVKYFKIDFKYNVDPTIIEDIKTMVEDAFDMSKEVKLRDIEIKKSDITIDFDHSLTDAEINIQTKNQIGLLAYVMHKFEQLNINIVSAKIHSSKFKVRDSFLMEKQNNICNNADEIYKFLTK, via the coding sequence ATGGATATATTATTACAGATTGAAAACATTATAGAAAACAATGGTTCAGACTTCGAACTTTCAAAACTTTTTAAACAGTACATAAAAGAATATAAGGACTCTTTAGATCAGCTTTTTGAAAAAAACCAAGGGAAAGATTTTCTTGTACGACATACAAAGAAACTTGATTCTATTATCGAACTAATGTACAAAACCGTACTCAGACGTACATTTGGAAACTATCTCCCTATGAAAAGTTCTATCCCTATTGCCGTTGTTGCACTGGGAAGTTACGGGCGGGAACAACTATGTGTCCACAGCGATATCGATCTTTTGATCGTCTATGAAGATGTTCATGGCTACAACACTGAACTTATCATTGAAAAACTTTTCTATTTGGCTCTTGATGCAGGGCTTAAACTCGGACACCGTGTACATGAGGTACAAGATCTTTTCAAAGCTTCAAATGAAGATATTACAATCAGAACTTCTTTAATGGAATCACGCTTTATCTGTGGTTCCTCTTTTACTTGGCATGCGACAACGCGCGAACTTCAGAAGATGAGACTCTACCAGCAAAAAGAGTTTATATTAAATAAGATAGAAGAAGCACAGGCTAGAAGAAAAAGGTTCTCAATCTCAATGGAACCGAATATCAAAGAGGGTGTCGGCGGACTTCGTGATTCACAGCTGATCTATTGGGTAGCTAAAACCATTTACGGAGTCGAATCTATAAAAGAGTTAAGCGGTGAGCTATTTACCGAGGAAGAGTATAGAGAGTATCGAATCGCTATTGAACTGCTTTTTAGAGTAAGAAGTGCCCTGCACCTTATAACAGGGAAACAAGAAGACACACTTAGACTTGAACATATACCACAAGTGACAAAACTTTTAGGATTTTCAAATCAGAAAAAACTTTCAACTAAAGTGCTTGAAGCAGGTTGGCGTGTCAATAACTTTACTCAAATATTTGTGAAAAAAATGGTACGTAGTTTTATCTACGATAAGCATAACATTACAGAGTTCCGAAAATGTAGAATTCAAAAAGGTATCTATAAACGTGAAGATAGAATTTTTGCATCATACAATCTCAAACCGAGACCTATAAATGAACTTTTAGAGTTACTCATTAATTTAGAGGATCAAGACTATAAATTTGATGCCGGTTTTTTAAATCAGTTTACCTATACTACTATTTCCCATCCACTCAGACAAAAAACATATACCCTGATTAAAAAGCTTTTGAAAAAAGAGCATATCTATTCATTTTTAAAACTTTTTTATGATGCGGGAATACTGCATGAACTGTTTCCTAATTTTAAAAAAGTACTGCATCTTCCGCAATTTGACGGCTATCATCATTACCCTGTAGATCTACACTCTGTAAAATGTATAGAAGCACTTGAAAATATTAAAGAGCCTTTTATCAAAGGTTTATATGATGCAATGGATGAAAAAGAGAAGTTTTTACTTAAAATAGTTGTCTTTTTACACGATAGCGGGAAAGGGAGAAAACAAGACCATAGTGAAGTGGGAGCGAAGCTTGTAGCACAATTTGCAAAAAAAATGCAGCTTGACGGAGAAGACACTTCACGTGCTATTACACTTGTGAAACACCATATACTTATGAGTTCCGTTGCTTTTAAAGACAATATCCATAATGAAAAAACACTTTATAAATTTATGTCAAATGTAGGTGATGAAAAGAACCTCAAACTTCTTTATGTGCTTACATATGCAGATATAAACGGAGTTGACGGAGTTGGAGGAAAAACATATACGGCTTTTAGTGCAAAACTCCTTTATGAACTCTACACGAGTGCTTTAGAGGTTGCACAGAACAAAGAGCGTATTACAGATGCGAAAAAACGTATTAGTATAGAGAAAAAGGTAAAAAATCTCGAAGAGTTTAAAACACTTCCAAGAGTGTTGCAAAATAAAATCCTGTCTGTTGTTTCTAACCTGTTTTTCTTTAAAAATACACCGCAAAATATTATAAAAATAGCACAGCAAGCACAAGAAACAAAAGAGTATACATATAATATTAAAAATGAGAACTCTTTAACTATCGAGATATTTAGAAGAATTCCTTTGAATGTAGGCTATTTACTCTCAACACTTTCACATCTTGATGTTGCTTCAATGGAGATTTTCACCCTTTTTGATAATGTCAAATATTTTAAAATTGATTTTAAATACAATGTTGATCCAACCATAATTGAAGATATAAAAACGATGGTTGAGGATGCTTTCGATATGTCTAAAGAGGTAAAACTACGCGATATAGAGATTAAAAAAAGTGATATTACTATCGATTTTGATCATTCTCTAACCGATGCTGAAATCAATATACAAACCAAAAATCAGATCGGACTTCTTGCCTACGTGATGCATAAATTTGAGCAACTAAACATTAATATCGTCAGTGCAAAAATACATTCGAGTAAATTTAAAGTTAGAGATAGTTTTTTAATGGAAAAACAAAATAATATATGTAATAATGCTGATGAAATTTACAAATTTTTAACAAAATAA
- a CDS encoding putative quinol monooxygenase yields the protein MAITKRVTFIAKEGCEEKMKELLSAMVVPSKAEKGCVFYEIVQYENNRRKFMAIETWADEAALDGHRASAHYAVYKSSYEPYCEKKYTDELEVLG from the coding sequence ATGGCAATTACAAAAAGAGTGACATTTATAGCAAAAGAGGGTTGTGAAGAGAAAATGAAAGAACTGCTCTCTGCAATGGTAGTACCTAGTAAAGCTGAAAAAGGTTGTGTTTTTTACGAGATCGTACAATATGAAAATAATAGAAGAAAATTTATGGCGATAGAAACATGGGCGGATGAAGCAGCACTTGACGGGCACAGAGCCTCTGCACATTATGCTGTGTACAAATCATCGTATGAACCGTATTGTGAAAAAAAATATACAGATGAATTAGAGGTTTTAGGATAA